ATTTTGTATTAGAATACCAGAGTTATAACTATCTAGTATAGACTGAACTCTTTCAGCGGTTTCCTGGGCTATTCTATCTCTTTCTGTAGTTAAGACGTTTTCTAAATTAGATAATGCAACACGTTCTCTAAGTACACTTTCAGAGGTCGATTTAACTAGGTCGTACCCCTGAATCACATTGAAAGCATAAGCCTCAGGGTCGTTTACCCTATACTGAACTACCGCTTCAATACTAATTATGTTCTGATCACCAGTGATCATCTCAGCTTCGTCAGTCAAATACCTGTATGTAGGGGCTCTTCCAGTACTGGTAGTTCTAAAACCTATTTCAACCTTATTTATTGTTCTTACATCGACTATAACATGTGATTGAAAAGGGTACGGAAGATGATAGTGTAGGCCCGGTCCTGCGGTAGATTTGTATTCACCAAAAGTCTTAACTAATGCCACTTCAGAAGGCCCTACCTGATAAATGCCAGTTAATAGGTAGGCAGCAATCGCTATGATAACGCCAATAATGATTATATTTCGCCATCTACGACCTTCATGATTGTTACCTTCTTCGTTAAATTCTTCATTTGGATTGAAGATTTCATATTCAGCCAAAATTACTCACCTCTCTTAAAAGTTTTAAAAAACTCAAAAGGACATAAAATTAATTATAACATAAAAGTCTAATATGTGAGCAGATTTTTTAATATTAACTATTTTTATTTCAAAAATACATTAAAAGTTATATCGTGTTATAATAAGTATTGCAGGAGTTGGAGCACAGGGCAAAACATTTTTCTTTTCCTTACGGGTGGGGAGCGGGGGAGGGGCGCTAATTAAGGTTTTGACTTAAGAGAGCCACGGGACGGAGCCCTGTTTGCATTACTGTGCAAACCATGTTTTTTTGCAGCCTTGTGCAAAAAAAATTTATCAAAACAAAATTAGGTTTTGGGGATCTTAAGGGGTTTACCCCTTTTGCAGCTTTGTGCAAAAAGCTTTTTGCTGATCTGTGCAAAATGGTCTTTTTCCTAATGCTTTTGAATAACTTTCCTAAACTCAATTGCTTTGCTTTTGCCGTTTTATGCAAAAAGCTTTTCTAAGTTTGCCGCATTGTGCAAACAATGTTTTCAAATGATTTTGACCTTGATTTGGGGTTTTTAAGGGGGTTCCCCTTAACGTTCGGGGATCTTAAGGGGGGAACCCTTTTGCAGCCTTGTGCAAAAAAAATTTATCAAAACAAAATTAGGTTTTGGGGATCTTAAGGGGTTTACCCCTTAACGCTTGGAGGTAAAAATATGGTTGATAAGGACAAACATCGAATCCTTGTTACCGGAGGTGCTGGTTTCATCGGTTCGAACTTAGTAGACAGATTGATAAAAGAAGGCTATTCGGTAGTGGTTATCGATAATCTTTCCACAGGGAAGGTAAAATTTTTATCCCCTTTTGCTCTTTTTTATCAGCAGGATATTAGAGATTATAATGTTTTGGATAAAATATTTG
The genomic region above belongs to Petrotoga olearia DSM 13574 and contains:
- the hflK gene encoding FtsH protease activity modulator HflK; this translates as MAEYEIFNPNEEFNEEGNNHEGRRWRNIIIIGVIIAIAAYLLTGIYQVGPSEVALVKTFGEYKSTAGPGLHYHLPYPFQSHVIVDVRTINKVEIGFRTTSTGRAPTYRYLTDEAEMITGDQNIISIEAVVQYRVNDPEAYAFNVIQGYDLVKSTSESVLRERVALSNLENVLTTERDRIAQETAERVQSILDSYNSGILIQNVYMQAVTPPDPVVPAFDDVNNARQDQQTSINEALRYGNDIIPRAEGEAQRILNDAQAYAYEQVAQATGETERFKALLEEYQNSADITRKRLILDSVQQMIKNAKLQVVSEKGDTLNFLDLSEIIGGEAQ